From Psychrobacillus sp. FSL K6-2836, a single genomic window includes:
- the lspA gene encoding signal peptidase II, producing the protein MWKFYGLAAFVIALDQWTKWLVVKNMILGERIIMWDPYLALLSHRNRGAAWGILQGKIGFFTIVTIIVIIGIIYYFHKEAKGKPIFQAGLMMLLGGAIGNFIDRLWRGEVVDFVDVLIPIINYDFPIFNVADAALTLGVIIIILFVFQEERAEKKKVK; encoded by the coding sequence GTGTGGAAATTTTATGGACTGGCGGCTTTTGTCATTGCGTTAGATCAATGGACAAAATGGCTAGTCGTTAAAAATATGATACTTGGTGAACGAATTATTATGTGGGACCCTTACTTAGCGCTACTTTCTCATAGAAATAGAGGAGCAGCCTGGGGCATTCTACAAGGAAAAATAGGATTCTTTACCATTGTTACAATCATCGTCATCATTGGAATTATCTATTATTTTCATAAAGAAGCAAAAGGAAAGCCAATATTTCAGGCTGGCTTGATGATGTTACTTGGAGGAGCAATAGGGAATTTTATTGACCGACTTTGGAGAGGCGAAGTAGTAGATTTCGTCGATGTATTAATACCTATTATTAATTATGATTTTCCAATCTTTAACGTGGCGGATGCTGCACTAACTCTTGGGGTTATAATTATAATATTATTTGTATTTCAAGAAGAACGAGCTGAAAAGAAAAAGGTGAAGTAA
- a CDS encoding YggT family protein, producing the protein MGLVLYLISWGVQIYTYALIAYILMSWVPSIQQSSFGKFLGRICEPYLEPFRKIIPPLGMIDISPIVAIFVLNLAMKGIYFIAYTIL; encoded by the coding sequence ATGGGATTAGTTTTATATTTAATAAGTTGGGGTGTTCAAATTTATACGTATGCATTAATAGCATATATTTTAATGTCGTGGGTACCGAGCATTCAACAATCGAGTTTTGGTAAGTTTTTAGGAAGAATATGTGAACCATATTTGGAACCGTTTAGAAAGATTATTCCTCCACTAGGTATGATTGATATCTCACCTATTGTAGCAATTTTTGTATTAAACCTAGCAATGAAGGGTATATATTTTATAGCGTATACAATTCTCTAA
- the sigG gene encoding RNA polymerase sporulation sigma factor SigG: MTRTKVELCGIDTSKLPLLKHEEMKELFIRLQAGEDSVKDELVMCNLRLVLSLVQRFAYRGEQADDLFQVGCIGLIKSIENFDLKHNVRFSTYAVPMIIGEIKRHLRDHHSVRVSRSLRDIAYKAMKAKEQFINEHLQEPTLDDLSKELDISVEDILIALDAIQDPVSLQEPIFSDGGDAIYMMDQLCDNDVSEDQWVTYFTVKESFQKLDTRQKKILTKRIYYGATQTEIAMDLGLSQAQISRLEKSALSTIQSQLNP, translated from the coding sequence ATGACGAGAACAAAAGTTGAATTATGCGGCATTGATACATCTAAGCTTCCTTTACTTAAGCATGAAGAAATGAAAGAATTGTTTATTCGATTACAAGCTGGTGAAGACTCTGTTAAAGATGAGCTAGTAATGTGTAATTTAAGGTTAGTTTTAAGCCTGGTTCAAAGGTTTGCTTATCGGGGAGAGCAAGCAGATGACTTGTTTCAAGTTGGTTGCATTGGGCTCATCAAGTCAATTGAGAATTTCGATCTAAAGCATAACGTCCGTTTTTCTACGTATGCAGTTCCTATGATTATTGGAGAAATAAAAAGACATTTACGTGATCACCATTCAGTAAGAGTATCAAGATCGTTAAGAGATATTGCATATAAAGCTATGAAAGCAAAGGAACAGTTTATAAACGAGCATTTACAAGAGCCAACCTTGGATGATCTGTCTAAAGAGCTTGATATTTCGGTGGAAGATATATTAATTGCTTTAGATGCCATTCAGGATCCAGTATCTTTACAAGAGCCAATATTCAGTGATGGTGGCGACGCTATTTATATGATGGACCAATTATGCGATAATGATGTATCCGAAGATCAATGGGTCACTTATTTTACAGTGAAAGAAAGTTTTCAGAAGCTAGATACAAGACAAAAGAAAATATTAACGAAAAGAATTTACTATGGAGCTACACAAACAGAAATAGCGATGGACCTAGGTTTATCACAGGCACAAATTTCCCGATTAGAGAAGAGTGCTTTATCAACTATTCAAAGCCAATTGAATCCATAA
- the sigE gene encoding RNA polymerase sporulation sigma factor SigE, which produces MLMKWLRKIYYWVLSFRRKSVHYIGGNESLPKPLSREEEREMLLAFMDGDEHARDVLIERNLRLVVYIARRFDQTNTNIEDLISIGSIGLIKAVETFNLEKGIKLATYASRCIENEILMHLRKTNRMKSEVSFDEPLNSDSDGNELLLSDILGTSEDLIIEDVEKKLERQHVFEAINLLGNREKYIMQCRFGLNGKEEMTQKEVADHLGISQSYISRLEKKIILDLKELLNEPIA; this is translated from the coding sequence ATGCTGATGAAATGGTTGCGTAAGATTTACTATTGGGTACTTTCCTTTAGAAGAAAAAGTGTACATTATATTGGTGGTAATGAATCATTACCTAAGCCATTATCGAGAGAAGAGGAACGAGAGATGCTACTGGCGTTTATGGATGGGGATGAACATGCCAGAGATGTATTAATCGAACGCAACTTAAGATTAGTTGTTTATATTGCGAGAAGATTTGATCAGACAAATACGAATATAGAGGATCTAATAAGTATAGGTTCTATTGGTCTAATAAAGGCCGTAGAGACATTTAATCTTGAAAAAGGTATCAAGCTTGCAACTTACGCTTCCAGATGTATAGAGAACGAAATTTTAATGCATTTACGAAAGACAAATCGTATGAAGTCAGAAGTCTCTTTTGATGAACCTTTAAATTCTGATTCTGATGGAAATGAACTATTACTATCAGATATTTTAGGTACTAGTGAAGACTTAATCATTGAAGATGTGGAGAAAAAATTAGAGCGCCAACATGTATTTGAAGCGATAAATCTACTCGGCAATAGGGAAAAGTATATTATGCAATGTCGATTTGGGCTAAATGGTAAAGAAGAAATGACCCAAAAAGAAGTAGCTGATCATTTAGGTATTTCGCAATCATATATATCTCGTTTAGAAAAGAAAATCATTTTAGACTTAAAGGAGCTATTAAACGAACCAATTGCCTAA
- a CDS encoding YggS family pyridoxal phosphate-dependent enzyme, giving the protein MTNVQQNLEQIQQRMQSASERANRKLEDVTLIAVTKEVSVNRTNEVIENGVLHLGENRPEGLKKKLDAISNDVKWHYIGTLQTRKVKSVINDINFLHSLDRMSLADEIEKRATSTKDCFVQVNVSQEESKHGLSFAEVEAFVDQLKKHKRIRIIGLMTMAPNTEDDAIIRDVFRRLKQLQSKIAAKKIVNAPCTELSMGMSGDYEIAIEEGATFIRIGTALVGKEREGVV; this is encoded by the coding sequence ATGACAAACGTACAACAAAATTTAGAACAAATTCAACAACGAATGCAAAGCGCAAGTGAAAGAGCTAATAGAAAATTAGAAGATGTTACATTAATAGCTGTAACAAAAGAAGTCTCAGTTAATCGAACTAACGAGGTAATTGAGAATGGTGTTCTGCATTTAGGAGAAAATAGACCAGAGGGTTTAAAGAAAAAGTTAGATGCCATTTCTAATGATGTCAAGTGGCATTACATAGGTACTTTACAAACAAGAAAAGTTAAATCGGTTATTAACGATATTAATTTCCTGCATTCATTGGACCGGATGAGTTTAGCGGATGAAATTGAGAAAAGAGCTACCTCCACGAAAGATTGTTTTGTACAAGTAAACGTTTCGCAAGAAGAGTCAAAACATGGGCTTTCTTTTGCTGAAGTGGAAGCATTCGTAGATCAGCTTAAAAAGCATAAACGTATTCGTATCATTGGATTGATGACAATGGCTCCAAATACCGAAGATGACGCAATCATACGCGATGTTTTTCGGAGATTGAAACAGCTCCAAAGTAAAATTGCAGCTAAAAAGATTGTCAACGCACCTTGTACAGAACTTTCCATGGGAATGTCTGGGGATTATGAAATAGCGATAGAAGAAGGTGCTACTTTTATAAGAATCGGAACAGCATTGGTTGGAAAAGAGAGGGAGGGAGTTGTATGA
- a CDS encoding YlmC/YmxH family sporulation protein translates to MKFSDAQQKEVIEAKSGQLLGYIVDAEIDKDTGYIISFLVEENGAYPTFFNKKRETKKIAVQNIAIIGKDVIIVSKT, encoded by the coding sequence ATGAAATTTTCAGATGCACAGCAAAAAGAAGTGATAGAAGCGAAAAGTGGACAATTACTAGGCTATATTGTGGATGCGGAAATTGATAAAGACACTGGTTATATTATTTCATTTCTAGTAGAGGAAAATGGCGCTTATCCAACTTTTTTTAATAAAAAAAGAGAGACGAAGAAAATAGCAGTACAAAATATAGCGATAATTGGAAAAGATGTTATAATTGTATCAAAAACTTAG
- the pyrR gene encoding bifunctional pyr operon transcriptional regulator/uracil phosphoribosyltransferase PyrR has product MGEKANILDEQAINRALTRIAHEIIERNKGIDECILVGIKTRGAFLAQRLAGRIERIEGKPIKTGELDITLYRDDLSLKNDTAEPLVQQVDITHDVKDKKVILVDDVLFTGRTVRAAMDAVMDLGRPSQIQLAVLIDRGHRELPIRADYVGKNIPTSSSERIVVKVTETDEVDAVTIYE; this is encoded by the coding sequence ATGGGAGAAAAAGCGAATATTCTAGATGAGCAAGCGATAAATCGAGCACTCACAAGAATTGCACATGAAATTATTGAACGTAACAAGGGGATTGATGAATGTATTCTAGTAGGCATCAAAACTAGAGGAGCATTTTTAGCTCAGCGTCTGGCGGGTAGAATCGAACGTATTGAGGGCAAACCGATAAAAACAGGAGAGCTTGATATAACGCTATATAGAGATGATCTTTCCTTGAAGAATGATACAGCTGAACCGCTAGTGCAACAAGTTGATATAACCCATGATGTGAAGGATAAAAAAGTTATTTTGGTTGACGATGTTTTATTTACCGGAAGAACTGTCCGAGCTGCAATGGATGCAGTAATGGATTTAGGAAGACCATCTCAAATTCAGTTAGCAGTTTTAATTGATAGAGGGCATCGCGAGCTACCGATTCGAGCAGATTATGTTGGAAAAAATATACCCACCTCTAGCAGTGAAAGAATCGTAGTAAAAGTGACGGAAACAGACGAAGTAGACGCAGTAACCATTTACGAATAA
- a CDS encoding cell division protein SepF — translation MSMKNWMKNFFYLDEDEEASEAQQSRPQHQKPVDNNIKQQSVKSAPQERKFNTIPKEVNTPNLVSIQNVQKSSKVILIEPRVYAEAQDISEHLKSKKAVIVNLQRIDKEQGIRIIDFLSGTVYALGGDIQRIGTDIFLCAPDSVEVDGAISDYYYNDLD, via the coding sequence ATGAGCATGAAAAACTGGATGAAAAATTTCTTCTACTTAGACGAGGATGAGGAAGCATCAGAAGCGCAGCAATCAAGACCTCAGCATCAAAAACCTGTAGATAATAATATAAAACAGCAATCTGTTAAATCTGCACCTCAAGAGCGTAAATTCAATACGATTCCTAAAGAAGTGAATACTCCTAATCTTGTTAGTATTCAAAATGTACAAAAGTCATCCAAAGTAATATTGATAGAACCAAGAGTGTATGCAGAGGCACAAGATATATCTGAACACTTAAAAAGTAAAAAAGCTGTAATTGTAAATCTGCAACGTATAGATAAAGAGCAAGGAATTAGAATAATCGACTTTTTAAGTGGAACAGTGTACGCTTTAGGTGGAGACATACAAAGAATAGGTACGGATATATTCCTTTGTGCACCAGACTCAGTTGAAGTCGATGGTGCAATATCGGATTATTATTATAACGACCTAGATTAA
- a CDS encoding DivIVA domain-containing protein — protein MPLTPLDIHNKEFSKGFRGYNEDEVNEFLDQIMKDLEILMKEKKELETKLKTSSEKVGHFTSIEETLHKSIVVAQEAAEEVRRNSQKEAKLIVKEAEKNADRIVNEALTKARRIALEIEDLKKQSKVFRNRFKMLVEAQLDLINTDDWNHLMEYDVDTEAIDRISATED, from the coding sequence ATGCCACTAACACCACTTGATATACATAACAAGGAATTTAGTAAAGGATTTAGAGGATACAATGAAGACGAAGTAAATGAATTCCTAGATCAAATTATGAAAGACCTTGAAATTTTGATGAAAGAAAAAAAGGAATTAGAGACAAAGCTTAAAACTTCAAGCGAAAAGGTTGGTCATTTTACTTCGATTGAAGAAACATTACATAAGTCAATTGTCGTTGCTCAAGAGGCTGCAGAGGAAGTCCGTCGCAATTCACAAAAAGAAGCGAAGCTGATTGTGAAAGAGGCAGAGAAAAATGCTGACCGAATTGTTAATGAAGCACTAACAAAAGCTAGAAGGATTGCATTGGAAATCGAGGACTTGAAAAAACAGTCAAAGGTTTTCCGAAATCGTTTTAAAATGTTAGTCGAAGCCCAACTAGACTTGATCAACACAGATGACTGGAACCATTTAATGGAATATGATGTGGATACAGAAGCGATTGATCGTATATCAGCCACGGAAGATTAA
- a CDS encoding YlmH family RNA-binding protein, with translation MENVLQHFRKEEQPFIEQVVSMMREVEDRYAPKITDFLDPRQQFIVDSIRRQYEDIGSTATGALEDAERKRVLLFPSYYTPSDNDFSMRVVEVHYPTKFVTLKHKDVLGSMMSLGIDRSKFGDIRVQDGSIQFVVALEVLDYVRANFTSIGKVKVHIDEIEDPIDYFVQQEEWITETLTVSSLRLDTVIASVFNISRQKSATLIQSGKVKVNWSEKDQVSLELQELDLLSIRGHGRVKLIMIEGRTKKDKIRLQIGRLELKS, from the coding sequence ATGGAAAATGTATTGCAACATTTTAGAAAAGAGGAGCAGCCTTTTATTGAACAGGTTGTGAGTATGATGCGGGAAGTAGAAGATAGATATGCTCCTAAGATAACGGACTTTCTCGATCCCAGACAGCAATTTATCGTTGATTCGATTCGTAGGCAATATGAAGATATTGGATCTACAGCAACAGGTGCTCTAGAAGATGCGGAGAGAAAAAGAGTTCTGCTGTTCCCTTCTTATTATACTCCATCAGATAACGATTTCTCTATGAGAGTAGTAGAAGTCCATTATCCTACTAAATTCGTAACATTAAAGCATAAGGATGTTCTTGGTTCGATGATGTCACTTGGAATTGATCGTAGCAAGTTTGGTGATATACGAGTACAGGATGGTTCCATTCAATTCGTTGTTGCATTAGAGGTGTTGGACTATGTTCGTGCTAACTTTACATCCATTGGGAAAGTGAAAGTTCATATAGACGAAATAGAAGATCCAATCGATTACTTTGTCCAGCAGGAGGAATGGATAACTGAGACTTTAACGGTTAGTTCCCTGCGATTAGACACGGTGATTGCCTCGGTTTTTAATATTTCTCGTCAAAAATCAGCAACCCTTATTCAAAGTGGAAAGGTTAAAGTGAACTGGTCAGAAAAAGATCAGGTATCTCTTGAATTACAAGAACTGGATTTACTTTCTATAAGAGGGCATGGAAGAGTAAAATTAATCATGATTGAGGGAAGAACAAAAAAAGATAAAATCCGACTACAAATAGGTAGGTTAGAACTAAAAAGTTAA
- the ileS gene encoding isoleucine--tRNA ligase, with protein sequence MEYKDTLLMPKTEFPMRGNLPVKELDIQAKWAEQDIYKKVQDHTKGRPFFVLHDGPPYANGDLHMGHALNKVLKDMIVRHKSMAGFHAPYVPGWDTHGLPIEQALTNKGVKRKEMSLAEFRKLCEEYAYQQIDNQRSQFKRLGVRGDWDNPYVTLTPAFESRQIEVFGAMAKKGYIYKGLKPVYWSPSSESALAEAEIEYQDKKSPSIYVSFEVTEGKGVLEEGTKFIIWTTTPWTIPANQAISLHPKVEYAVVNTKGSNFVVALDLVKSVAEELGWEEYTVERTIEGKEMDRLVAKHPLYDRDSLIILGEHVTTESGTGCVHTAPGHGEDDFYVGKAYGLDVLCPVDDRGVMTDEAPGFEGLFYDTANKAITEALEAAGALEKLTFFTHSYPHDWRTKKPVIYRATAQWFASIEAFRDELLQAIRDTKFTPAWGETRLFNMIRDRGDWCISRQRVWGVPIPVFYGEDGEPILTEETISHVSKLFREHGSNIWFEKEAKELLPEGFTHIGSPNGIFTKETDIMDVWFDSGSSHQGVLEEREDLVFPADLYLEGSDQYRGWFNSSLITSTAMFGHAPYKGLLSHGFTLDGNGRKMSKSLGNVIVPAKVINQLGADIVRLWVASVDYTADVRVSDAIFKQVSEVYRKIRNTFRFLHGNISDFHPVNNRVEFKDLREVDQYMYMKLQEVITSVNAAYDRYDFASVYHTVNNFVSSELSSFYLDIAKDVVYIYGEDHPDRRAMQTVMYDTLLALLKLVTPILPHTTDELWAYLEHETAESIQLTDMPEAVDYPEFKELAAKWDKIMELRDDVLKALEEARNAKTIGKSLEAKVALYVNDDYRALFETDAIDFAQLFIVSKFELGGSTSEAPADSLALEHASVVVEKADGEKCERCWTISETVGTSEAHPTLCARCAEVVVTL encoded by the coding sequence ATGGAATACAAAGACACATTATTAATGCCAAAGACAGAATTCCCTATGCGCGGAAACTTACCAGTGAAAGAATTAGATATTCAAGCAAAATGGGCAGAGCAGGATATTTATAAAAAGGTACAGGATCATACAAAAGGTCGACCATTTTTTGTATTGCATGATGGACCACCATATGCGAACGGCGATCTACATATGGGTCACGCATTAAACAAAGTACTAAAAGATATGATTGTCCGTCACAAGTCTATGGCAGGTTTTCATGCCCCGTATGTTCCAGGCTGGGATACACATGGTCTTCCAATCGAGCAAGCACTAACGAATAAAGGCGTAAAACGTAAGGAAATGTCTTTAGCTGAGTTTAGAAAGCTTTGTGAAGAATATGCCTATCAACAAATTGACAATCAACGCTCACAATTTAAACGTCTAGGTGTTCGTGGTGACTGGGATAATCCATATGTTACATTGACTCCCGCGTTTGAATCACGCCAAATAGAAGTATTCGGTGCTATGGCTAAAAAAGGATATATTTATAAAGGATTAAAGCCAGTTTACTGGTCACCATCAAGTGAATCCGCATTGGCTGAGGCTGAAATTGAATATCAAGATAAAAAATCGCCATCTATTTATGTAAGCTTTGAGGTGACAGAGGGTAAAGGTGTGCTTGAAGAAGGAACGAAATTTATCATTTGGACTACAACACCTTGGACAATTCCTGCAAACCAAGCTATTTCTCTACATCCTAAAGTGGAGTACGCTGTTGTTAATACGAAAGGCTCTAATTTTGTTGTTGCATTAGATTTAGTAAAATCTGTAGCGGAAGAATTAGGCTGGGAAGAATATACAGTAGAACGTACGATTGAAGGGAAAGAAATGGACCGTCTGGTTGCTAAGCATCCATTATACGATCGTGATTCACTTATCATTTTAGGAGAACATGTAACAACTGAGTCTGGTACTGGATGTGTTCATACAGCTCCTGGTCACGGGGAAGATGACTTTTACGTAGGTAAAGCTTACGGATTAGATGTTCTTTGTCCAGTTGATGATCGTGGTGTAATGACTGATGAAGCACCTGGTTTTGAAGGGTTATTTTATGACACAGCCAACAAAGCAATTACAGAGGCGTTAGAGGCTGCTGGTGCACTTGAAAAACTTACATTCTTTACACATTCATATCCGCATGACTGGCGTACGAAAAAACCAGTTATTTATCGTGCTACAGCGCAATGGTTTGCTTCTATTGAAGCGTTTAGAGATGAATTGCTACAAGCAATTCGAGATACAAAATTCACACCTGCATGGGGAGAGACTCGTCTATTTAATATGATTCGTGATCGTGGAGACTGGTGTATTTCACGCCAACGTGTTTGGGGAGTTCCAATTCCAGTGTTTTATGGAGAAGATGGAGAACCAATTCTGACAGAAGAAACCATTTCTCATGTTTCTAAATTATTCCGTGAACATGGTTCAAATATTTGGTTTGAAAAAGAAGCGAAGGAATTATTACCAGAAGGATTTACACATATTGGAAGTCCTAACGGTATCTTTACAAAAGAAACAGATATCATGGATGTTTGGTTTGATTCGGGTTCATCTCATCAAGGTGTTCTAGAAGAACGTGAGGATTTAGTATTCCCAGCTGACTTATACCTAGAGGGGTCCGATCAGTATCGTGGATGGTTTAACTCTTCTCTAATCACTAGTACGGCTATGTTTGGTCACGCTCCTTATAAAGGTTTGTTAAGCCATGGTTTCACGTTGGATGGAAATGGTCGTAAAATGAGTAAATCATTAGGAAACGTTATTGTTCCTGCTAAAGTGATAAATCAGTTAGGTGCAGATATTGTACGTTTATGGGTAGCTTCCGTGGATTATACAGCTGATGTACGTGTTTCTGATGCGATCTTCAAACAAGTTTCCGAAGTATATCGTAAAATCCGTAACACATTCCGATTCTTACATGGTAATATCAGTGATTTCCATCCTGTTAATAATCGTGTGGAATTTAAAGATCTTCGTGAAGTAGATCAATATATGTACATGAAGCTTCAAGAAGTTATTACTAGTGTAAACGCTGCATATGATCGCTATGATTTTGCAAGTGTATACCATACAGTGAATAATTTTGTATCAAGTGAACTAAGTTCATTCTACTTAGATATTGCAAAAGATGTTGTATATATTTATGGAGAAGACCATCCAGATCGTCGTGCTATGCAAACAGTTATGTACGATACATTATTAGCGTTATTAAAATTAGTAACGCCGATCCTACCGCATACTACAGATGAACTTTGGGCTTATTTAGAGCATGAAACAGCGGAAAGCATTCAGTTAACAGATATGCCAGAAGCAGTAGATTATCCAGAATTCAAAGAGTTAGCAGCTAAGTGGGATAAAATTATGGAACTACGTGATGATGTATTAAAAGCATTAGAAGAAGCACGTAATGCAAAAACAATCGGTAAATCATTAGAAGCAAAAGTAGCTTTGTATGTAAATGATGATTATAGAGCATTATTTGAAACGGATGCGATTGACTTTGCACAATTGTTTATCGTTTCTAAGTTTGAATTAGGTGGTTCCACTTCTGAAGCACCAGCAGACAGCTTGGCATTAGAGCATGCTTCTGTTGTAGTAGAAAAAGCAGACGGTGAAAAATGTGAACGTTGCTGGACAATTTCCGAAACAGTTGGAACAAGCGAAGCACATCCAACTTTATGTGCACGTTGCGCAGAGGTTGTAGTGACATTGTAA
- a CDS encoding sigma-E processing peptidase SpoIIGA, translated as MYAEVMIVTNTFFNYTVLAFANKIGWIENQKRYLFLSALTAGVITVVFSHSMSTIFLSFFVMIAIAFWKKRSQIVKAIILTLLASVFAGGLLTAIAPLYDKSSNLFMIINFALIATGGLYLLTKHVLHLNIAHGERELLYSSNVTLFGVSKELTLFIDSGNVCTEPLSNDPVHFVAAEMLQEVLPNALFKAISDWEFNGRNGLDKIPKEYSSKLRLIPIATIQKHKTWVVGIKYDQWTIGDQTLPKGYIVMTKAKEKFPHEADGILHSSSYFHLKKRSVG; from the coding sequence ATGTACGCGGAAGTAATGATTGTAACCAATACTTTTTTCAATTATACCGTATTGGCATTTGCCAATAAAATTGGGTGGATTGAAAATCAGAAAAGGTATTTATTCCTATCTGCTTTAACTGCTGGAGTAATCACAGTTGTTTTCTCTCATTCTATGAGTACAATATTTTTATCTTTTTTTGTAATGATTGCTATCGCTTTTTGGAAAAAACGTTCACAAATAGTTAAAGCAATTATATTAACGTTATTAGCTAGTGTTTTTGCTGGTGGATTACTCACAGCTATTGCTCCTTTGTATGACAAAAGTAGTAATTTGTTTATGATTATTAACTTTGCTTTGATTGCTACTGGTGGTTTATATTTGTTGACCAAACATGTCCTTCATTTGAATATAGCACACGGTGAAAGGGAGCTCTTATATTCATCTAATGTTACGTTATTTGGTGTTTCTAAAGAGCTGACACTTTTTATAGACTCAGGAAATGTGTGTACAGAACCGTTATCCAATGATCCTGTCCACTTTGTGGCAGCAGAAATGCTACAGGAGGTATTGCCAAATGCGTTATTTAAAGCTATTAGTGATTGGGAGTTTAATGGAAGGAACGGATTGGACAAGATTCCAAAAGAATATTCAAGTAAATTACGATTAATCCCAATTGCAACGATTCAAAAGCATAAAACATGGGTTGTTGGTATTAAGTATGATCAGTGGACAATTGGCGATCAGACATTACCTAAAGGATATATTGTAATGACGAAAGCAAAAGAAAAGTTTCCACATGAGGCAGATGGAATTTTGCATAGTTCCTCATATTTTCATTTGAAGAAAAGGAGTGTAGGGTAA
- a CDS encoding RluA family pseudouridine synthase has product MEDLTFIIENEQAKERIDKAIASFESDWSRTQIQNFIKDGFVTVNNEPAKTSYKVKAGDVIVVTPPDAVPLDIVAENLNLEIIYEDEDVVVVYKPRGMVVHPAPGHTTGTLVNGLMYQIKDLSGINGVMRPGIVHRIDKDTTGLLMVAKNDVAHVSLVDQLVKKTVTRKYTALVHGRIAHDKGTIDAPIARDKKERQSMAVVDNGKHAVTHFRVIERFDKFSLVECQLETGRTHQIRVHMKYIGYPLAGDPKYGPKKTISFDGQVLHAGLLGFIHPKTGEYLEFSYPLPEDFTNLIQDLKNQSLINEE; this is encoded by the coding sequence ATGGAAGATTTAACATTTATCATTGAAAATGAACAAGCAAAAGAGCGTATCGATAAAGCAATCGCATCTTTTGAGTCTGATTGGTCCCGCACACAAATTCAAAACTTTATAAAAGATGGATTTGTAACTGTGAACAATGAACCGGCCAAAACTAGCTATAAAGTGAAAGCAGGAGATGTTATTGTCGTTACACCTCCAGATGCTGTACCACTCGATATTGTTGCAGAGAATTTGAATTTAGAAATCATCTATGAGGATGAGGACGTAGTAGTTGTCTATAAACCTCGCGGAATGGTTGTACATCCTGCACCTGGTCACACTACTGGAACGCTAGTTAATGGTCTGATGTATCAGATTAAAGATTTGTCTGGTATTAATGGGGTTATGCGTCCGGGAATTGTGCATCGTATCGATAAAGATACGACAGGTCTATTAATGGTAGCAAAGAATGACGTAGCGCATGTCTCATTAGTGGATCAACTCGTAAAGAAAACAGTTACTCGTAAATACACAGCACTTGTGCACGGTCGCATTGCGCACGATAAGGGTACGATTGATGCTCCTATTGCTCGTGATAAAAAAGAAAGACAAAGTATGGCGGTAGTAGATAATGGTAAGCATGCTGTTACACATTTTCGTGTTATAGAGAGATTTGATAAATTTTCGTTAGTTGAATGCCAATTGGAAACTGGACGTACGCATCAAATTCGTGTGCATATGAAATATATTGGTTACCCACTAGCTGGAGATCCAAAATATGGTCCGAAAAAAACGATTAGTTTTGATGGCCAAGTTTTACATGCGGGATTACTAGGCTTTATTCACCCAAAAACGGGAGAATACTTAGAGTTCTCTTACCCACTTCCAGAGGATTTCACTAATTTGATACAAGATTTAAAAAATCAATCATTGATTAATGAGGAATAG